cctttaaattgatgaatttacagacgtgtttctcgtacatcggttcgtgaatttcgcgttcaatgttgttgtttcaatggagcgccaaaagagcaatcataatcgtaaattcatcaatttaaagtgATTTATTcgttactttttgtgtgatctcctattttttaggcctaattctaaggtgtggtactcacaataaagttacttaacaaattttgagtcgaaataagtgacaggtgcgaaacggaactagcgccgaattaaattaaaaaaataataaagttaatttaatattttaatagccTAGAtaaaatttactttattttgtttattaattaagtaattttcaACTTTTGTGTTTGTTAAATTGTCATTAGTCtccaaataataaaataaataggaaGGGTGCGTTTATGTTACGGTAGCatattaatgattattaatGTATTGCGAAAGTCATGTAAATATTTGCCCGGTATTAAATCAAATATCATCAAGTACATGCTAACATAggcttaatattataattattgtgatatttaattattgtacgttttaaaatcaaaatagtaATACTGATTTAGTTGGGGAGCCAGAAAgcgtttatatttgtatttgatctaatgtaataaaaaaactgtctataaatttatttaggtcaataaaaatatttcttttaatttttttggacaaaaattgaattgaaatatttatttaaagactGGTTTCcaagagggcccagttatgatcagtggctgtaatGTACTTATgcactggggtaaccccctactcgtctcgaaataTGTACtttggttctttaaagtgcacatgagctggatgtgtacactggacctacggtttttAGTCCTTATCGgagaagactcattctaccaccagaaccatggagtgagtgagcctcaaactcctgtcgatgttatggctacgtatcCGCTCGGCCACTCATTCAAAAAAGTTCATTagatcaaatataaatatataggccttGAGCAATTTGCATTAAAACTAAACCTGTAACACCAGCCATTACGAAGATATAGGCTATAATATTTTGGCTGCCATCTTGTAAAGGCCCATAAaagacccccccccccccccctcactCATCACAGATTGGGCAACAAGGTTTTTCTGCTTTATTTTGACCCACTAAAGATATTTACAAGTTTCACACGGAATACCTCTTTAAACCTGACTAGTAGAAGTAGTacaaatcagtatatttgaagagtaacattatactgtatgaacaaacaaaaaacaactttttaatGTAAACTTTCATTCGTTTTTCAAGAATGTATATTTAGTTCTATCTGCTGAGAGTGAGTCCTGATGATCAGAGAGTTTTAACGCATTGCATTGGAATGTTGACTTTTAACGCCACAGATTACCGTATAACAGACCAAAAACCATGAGTGTGAACATCCTTAATGTCCCCAATCGAAAACGCCAATTATTGCATTTTATAGCAAATGTCGGGTCATACTAATGTACGATCGATAGGGCCTGGTAGGCttttatataaatgttatcaagtactgtagtgaTGGCATTGTATTTAatgttaattgtaatatttattcattactatttttttcttttcttacaGGTAGTATTTAAAAAGAATGGAATCAAGAAACACTTCAGCAGAGAGCAACAATTACCATAGTTACTACGGAAGAGATCAGCGAAATGGAATAAAGCAGATAAATGGAAGAGGTATTAACAATAACACTTAatgtagatttttttaaatttattgtaaagGTGCCCTTATATCGACATGGAACTTAACACATCTGTGTCGATATATGCGATCCAAGCAACTGAACTCAACTGACTGTTGACATAAGCTTAGTTGCTTTCAGTTGCCCATGTTCTATTTTTGCCGGAATAAGGGGCCCTCTTTTCTTTCTTAGGCCCATATCGTCCCACTGCTGGGCCAAGGCCTCTTCCAAATCTTGGCCATGCTGTGATACCGGTCTGAGCACATCTCTCCATCTCGAATAAGACTAATAACTGAAAGATGCCCAACCCGATTGCATTCTTCTTTTGACTTCTTGTGTTTGGTCACCATCAGGATGTATTCCTGACCCAGGTAGATGTGTTTTGAAACTTCTTCGAACTTTTCACTTCCTATCTTTATTTCCATTTGGTTGGTATATCTATTAAACATGGCTTTTGTTTTCGACATGTTCATTTTCATACCCACTTTTCTACTCTCTGTGTTAAGAACATCTCAGCCAACAACTCCTCCATCTCCTCCATCTCAGTAGCTGTATTTGAAATGATAACAATATCGTCAGCAAAGCAAAGGTGACTAAGGTTGCTTCCATTTATGTTTATACCTTTATTTTCCCATTCCACATTTTTGAAGATTTCCTCTAGAGCTGCTGCGAATAGTTTGGGTGATTTGGTGTCACCTTGATGCACTCCCCTTCTGATGAAAATGGTTTTACTGTCTTGGTGAAGTTGTATAATTGCTGTGGCATCGGTATAGATTTCTTTGATAATTTTGATGTATTAAGGTTCTATGCCTCGGATTACTGCATTTGTTTATATTGAATCTAAAGCTTTCTCATGGTCTACGAAGGCTAGGCATAAAGGTAGTTGGTATTCCCTAGACTTTTCTAAATGCTTACCAATTCAGCTTAAATgtttaaagtattatattaacATAGCCCTAGGCCTCGATGCAAGGGATTATATTCTTTTCAAATTTTCTGTAGGAGAAGTGACACATATTTTCTACAGTTCTGTTGGTGTACatttaatatattcattttcttatttattgattttatagaTGTGAGTGTCCAACAACCATACCACAGTACACCCAATGCCAAAGTGATTGACTATTCTTCTAGCTCTCTTGGTAGCACAACACATCCACCATTTGATCTTCCTCCCTCTCCACTTTTAAAACGAAGTGGATCAAGTCCTGGTGCTGGTAGAACTAGCTCATCTCGAAATCATACTTCTTCATCATCAAGAGTTTATAAATCACCATCCAAACAGGTAAGTTACAGATACCACAGGTTCACCCATTTACCGTATTGGTTCTAATAGCATTTTTTCAAAAGGAAGGCATTAGAAGTGAATTTCAACACCCAAAATTGGCTGAACATGCTGCTTTAAAATAGTTATAAAGTTCTTTATTTGTTGAGGAACAAGTAAATGTGCAAGCTATCTCTAGGCCTGATCCTGTTTGCTTGTTATTTAAACAGCAATACGTCCATTGTGCTGGAAAATTAAGTGAAATATCTTCGAGTACTTTTTGAGGTAACCAATTAATCAGTGGGCTTCTTGTCAAAAAAAATAGGGAATTGTTCTCCAAAATATCTAGGTGTAGACCGTTTTCTGTAAggaaataaattattcaatatcaTTGTACTGGTGTGTACTTAATGGACACATTAGCCCGCGCAACGGACTATACCATTTTCGGAACTTTGGTTTTTACACCTCAAGTTGTGTACGTACGCGATGGTGGTCATTATACGTACACAAGGTATAACTGTTGAACAATTTGATTAGTtggtgtaatttatcgtagaataacagatttaaaagtaaattaacAACTTCGTAGGTGATTTAAATGCGTGGAAGATTTATCACGCAAGTATACATATGGAGGATGTATCACGCAAGTATACAATGTACCTACGAAAAGCTTGTTTATCAACATTTCTAGCTGTACGGTGCTCGAAACAGCAGTCAAGCGTGTGCCTAATCAGCAATCTTTCCCGGGACAagtgaattttattttattatattgataaACTGTGTTAAGTCTGGCTGTGCTACTGTAtgaaaaataatagtaaaaaaaagGAACACACGGTACACTATAACAAAGCAAAAAGATATTAAATGCTCAATACAATAAATaccttttttaaatagaattatgtGTCGGACATTGAAATGAGCACCGTTCAGAAACAGAGGAAGGAGTTGCAGCTGATGATAAGCGAGTTGCAGGACCGTGACCGAGAGCTAAACGAAATGGTTGCTTCTCATCAAAAACAGTTAAAGGCTTGGGAACATGACAGACAGAAAGTACTGGCTTTGGAGCAGAAATGCAATAGGTTTGAAGGTACAAAACGCTTCGAATTTAACGTTACAAATCTTTTGATTTTCTTTTACTTCTAATGCATGCAGCAGATTATAAAATTGTTGACAGGTTATAGCTTTTAGGAATACGCTTTTCACTTCGGTGTCTGTCACACACATACTATTTATTACGAAAGATATACCTGATCACCTTTCTGACATACAGACCTCCCAACTCTCCTAATAATGGCGGGAGTCTGTAGATATTTTGAGTCATCTCCTACTCTCCTGATATTTTGGATAAACCCAAAAAATCTTCTGATATATATTCAATTATAATTTCTATTACTCCAGATATTGAGAATAGAAAACACACTAATATCGGTCCgtataatgttttttaatccatttatgCGTTGTTTAATTTGAATTAATGAGTTGCCAACTCCTTTTTTCGCCTTTGGCCCGCATTATAGATGTCAATATATTTAGGTTTTTCATAGCACCCTCTATGGTTGAtgtcagagccatatatagagaGAGTTACGGCATTGCGTTCAcggattttagaaagtcacgtggTGTGCATGCCGGCcatgtttgtgtccaactatgcctatgtagcgtatggagtcgagtcatttgcttaaaaaatgtataacattcacaaggctttaaataccgaatttaatatcaaaacaatcaatttgtttaaaggtttttgttaagataataacgaaatcataaatttactgcgaacatgattttaaacaacaaaatgtaaaaacaatgcattactatagagaatcgctgtacaaaCTAAACGCACACGCGTAGAGCGTGCATGGGGCACACAACCAGAAccgttccgaaattgctatttttgttgtttaaaatcatgttcgcagtaactttataatttttttattattttaacaaaaacctttaaacaaattgattgttttgatattaaattcgataattaaagccttttgaacgttatacattttcaaaacaaaagactcaactccatacgctacataggaatagttggacacaaacacGGCTTCTAATCCATTCGAAGTCGTAACTCtctctatatatggctctggttGGTGTAGcaatatagcaccctctatagtttaatAAACCCTCCAGATATTTCATTTTCCAAGTTGGGAGGTCTGAACATTAATAATTTTGCTATTTCCATTTTTTCGGAGCACCTTTAAGGTTTACAATTGTCAACAAAGTAGTAAGTTTCTTCTATTATAATTTTTCATTTAGGAGAATTACGGGATAAAAATGAACATCTCAAGGGCTTAACAACTCGACTTAAAGTGCTGGAAACTCAAGACCACTCCAAGACATGTGCTCTGGAAACAACTCAGAAACAGCTGGAGCAGATGTCCGAGAAGGCTAGTAGTACATCTATGACTGTACAAGATTTAGAGGTAAAGATTAAATTGAATATGTGACATAATGTGAAAATACATGCACATCAAATCTCATGGACTTGGTATGAGTTTCACCCATTTTTGCCAAAGCACTTACGTCACACACCTAAAATATTACGTTTTTTCCCCAATTTCTTGAaaactcaaaaacaaaattcTGTTTTCATGCCTAGAATTACTAATCTGAGGTCCCAACAAAACGTAAATTTAGATCTAGTTGACTGGTGCGTTTCGTTCCATTTTAGGCCGGGTTGGCGAGGAAGGGGTTGGGGTATGTTTATCATTAGGAAATAACAAGACATCAGCAACTCTAAATTTACATGTATAAAAGTAACATCAACTAGTCACAAGCCTGACTCATGCTGAGattataatgttacatacagtacattccttaaaattaataaaagatttaatattttgatacaattttctATAATCAGGATAAAAACAATGATTTGTATGAAGCAGTCCAAGATTTTTCTGCAAGGATTGGACAACTTGAAGCCAAAGAAGAGGAACTGACAACAATAATAAAACTCAAAGTATGTGATTTACAGTATTTGTACTGTAATAAGCATTCCTGTTGAAAATATGTCATTGCTAAATAAGCTCTCTAAACCGAACTTGCAAACTATTACATAAGCATTTGCGATATGCTGAAATGACAGGCATTTTTTACAAGCAGGTACTATAGTATACTAAATATTTCACTCcagtcaataaatatttaaatattttataatttcccTTAagtggtacagtactgtaaatttCTAGACTTGTTAATACAGATTATCAGTAAACAATTAATAGATGCGAAGCCAAATAACCTTAAGAAagctttaagcctggtttcacCAGAATTATGTGTTAATGGTGAATTCAGCCACTGCCCCAACCCACCTCTTAATTTTAGAAACACCTATTTAGTTGAATGAAatactaacattttaatttaaacgcTTAACTGAATGGCTTAAATGATTTTGAATAACGTATTCATATTTGATTAAAAGTCATTGTATTCCCTCCCTAAGGGTGCACTGACTGTCACTCAGTCCATGCTGCTACACCGCTTCCTCCATCATGTTCCTCTAAACCGATTTTCATGCTTTGTCGACCTTCCATGTCATCTTTGGCCATATTCTCTTGCTCTTCTACTATCTGCTTCTAGATGTCATGCTCTCTTTCTTGTTCATCTTTTCTGAGAACATTTCCCATCCATCTCAACCTCCTCCTCATAACGACTTCCACAAAAGTTTTACTGAGACAGAGGCGTCATTCTATGAggtattttgtgttttattatgATCTGTGTTATCAATCTAGGACAAAGATCTTATTGAAGTCTCCACTCATTTGAATGATCTAACAGGCAAACTGAAGAAATTAGATGCAGCATACAAGGTAGGTTAACATATACtaataatgtttataagttGCCAATGAAGAAAATATTTTGAGTTGTAAGATTTGTTTTATTCAATGAATATTATACGGCAAGGATACACTCaggtatataataatatatgtgttgTCCGTCGTTACTGACAATGACGTTGCATGTATGATTCATTGATAAACTGATTCAGAGACTGATTCACATAGATGACTGAAAATAGATCACTGGAAGTCAAGTGACTGTTGGTGGTAAGGATGCTGCTTGTCGTCGTTTCCTATCCGCTTCAAGGTGTTTTGATTTTCCTGGTACCCACAAAACGCAGCTCAACGCAAAAAGATCCGACATTATCACCCATATCGTTTTTATCTAATTACATACGTTTCGTCAGCTTTATTTTGGCATGTTGTTGCTGCATGATTTTCGACTTTgacttatacgatataaatcactaaagaagGTGTGTGTCTGGACCTTAAATgacataccgtatatttcggtgtataagtcgcacttttgacacgcaaatttgacctctaaattaagggtgcgtcttatacaccgaacataaaaaCCTCACCACACAGAGTGTAAATATCGTCAcctacagtgtactaacgtaacggcaacctgcttctgcctagttttcaaggcattttagcgtgatgttatactaaatatgatgaaaagatttgtttattatggagctgttttaggcgctccgataaaatttcatttgtaaacgtttacggttggaatagtatttatttatagcacgatcgccgaccgccgtacccccagcgcaagcccttcttggcggccacatgtacggtattcgactagtatattctccaagtgattatagcatggacctagcgtacacacttctcggatacatagatactaatcgaatacaattgtccgtgaaaacgtgcgccctctcgaaatgatcgagcgaggctagcccacacacgtgcatgttacacacacggtcatgcactcggatgttgcgggtgcgaaactcatgaataacaagttggaaacaacttgttgaggctgggcgtggccgagcctaggtaagaaaaaacctaaataaagcaCGCtcttgtagatataacaaaatgtattattacaataatattgattacaatttaaaaaaaaacattgttttgatgaaatataaggtgcgtcttatacatcgacgatataaaaaataccgatattttactctcagttagggagtgcgtcttatacacaggtgcgacttatacaccgaaatatacggtagatTAGAAAGAAGATAGATAGAAGATAGAAATCCGacttacaaataaacattaaacaGTAATGAATAGGAAAGAATtagtatgtaataatattttaacgaTTGTTTAATAAGGTTTATTTATCATAAGTAGTGTTAAGTActttttccatttattttttagCAACTGCGAAAGTCAGAAGAAGATGCCAAACAAGGACTTGCACTTTGGAAAGAAAAATTGATTGAATCTGATGATGAAAGAGAAAAACTCGAAAGTAATTGCATTATTAATGAGTTAGATACTTTGTTTTACCTCATCACCTCTCTctctaaaacaaaaacaattctCAAACCTGTCCCAGAAATAAGACTATCCCAAAACTGGCAACCTAAATCTCTTGCAAAGTTAACAAAAGAAAAACTATTCAACCATAAATAAGTTTTTCTACAACTTTCGCTAACCACAATATGATGCTAACCATAAAAACACAATGAGAATGCAgtttcacaaatatattttgagtttcttaagctttgtctacactatcaaattagtgtgatatgcccaaatatgttagtgatatgatatcattatgtccatcagggtacatcacattttttcttgtcacataaagtttgatagtatagacagctTTATAGGCTGAAATGCCTTTGTTCAAACTTGCCAAATTTCTGCCTGCTAAAATAATCATTCCCACTGTCGTCGTATtccaaacaaatattttaattttatttatcctAGGTAAATTGCAAGAGcagatgaaaataaatgaaGAACAAAATACAGAAATGAATCAAATGAAAGAAGAATATGATGCAATGAAACGAGACATGGCTCTTACAGGTATCTTGTTTTAATTCATTACAAATTTTAGAATCTGCATTTTGGTGA
This is a stretch of genomic DNA from Antedon mediterranea chromosome 3, ecAntMedi1.1, whole genome shotgun sequence. It encodes these proteins:
- the LOC140045075 gene encoding uncharacterized protein — protein: MESRNTSAESNNYHSYYGRDQRNGIKQINGRDVSVQQPYHSTPNAKVIDYSSSSLGSTTHPPFDLPPSPLLKRSGSSPGAGRTSSSRNHTSSSSRVYKSPSKQNYVSDIEMSTVQKQRKELQLMISELQDRDRELNEMVASHQKQLKAWEHDRQKVLALEQKCNRFEGELRDKNEHLKGLTTRLKVLETQDHSKTCALETTQKQLEQMSEKASSTSMTVQDLEDKNNDLYEAVQDFSARIGQLEAKEEELTTIIKLKDKDLIEVSTHLNDLTGKLKKLDAAYKQLRKSEEDAKQGLALWKEKLIESDDEREKLESKLQEQMKINEEQNTEMNQMKEEYDAMKRDMALTVERDKRKDQLLELQRSKQERTDSELTNLRQIYERQQRDVALLQLNLDSKQELLKQQSNSFKISPLKDDTSPSTSPSKHSSSRISNGEHASPSISSSLQNTPEKANSSGDTDDLLSVQSEMNGSPTSKLHRLLTESRQMVQSLEQTTLPPYFPSRKNVSPS